One Solanum lycopersicum chromosome 4, SLM_r2.1 DNA window includes the following coding sequences:
- the LOC101258644 gene encoding uncharacterized protein isoform X12, translated as MGNANGANWKKEVYQKVLFAMIKPTKEMYLLELKYLYLKIASKVWQVPNDPLKLNPFYTYKTLLIYLRSEIEMDWYNWMAAQTWEGGLGAGAAAGDVHSSDWRIGHAPYTRQRIVNQILEEIQRIFPVFWHQNVQELTEIAVLFEEKTYNVATSWYDYLYRIYSNLRGMAHYCHINTAISGQNAHGPGMTMEATVYETTSGPEDSDKEEDDDVVEEVVGTKEQNNAVGHKDNVRVVENEESSSNKVVGRPSVFFK; from the exons ATGGGAAATGCAAATGGAGCTAATTGGAAGAAAGAGGTTTACCAAAAGGTTTTGTTTGCAATG ATTAAGCCTACGAAGGAGATGTATCTATTAGAGCTCAAGTATTTATACCTAAAGATTGCTTCTAAAGTCTGGCAG gtaccaaacgaccccttaaagCTAAATCCATTCTACACATATAAAACTCTTCTAATCTATCTCAG GTCAGAAATTGAGATGGATTGGTATAATTGGATGGCTGCTCAGACTTGGGAAGGTGGTTTAGGTGCTGGAGCTGCCGCCGGAGATGTGCATTCCAGTGATTGGCGTATTGGACATGCGCCCTATACTCGTCAAAGGATTGTCAACCAAAT ATTGGAGGAAATTCAGAGGATTTTTCCTGTCTTTTGGCATCAGAATGTACAGGAACTTACGGAAATTGCAGTGTTGTTTGAGGAAAAGACGTATAATGTTGCTACAAGTTGG TATGATTATCTGTATAGAATATACTCTAATCTGCGTGGAATGGCCCATTATTGTCATATCAACACTGCAATTAGTGGTCAGAATGCCCATGGTCCAG GGATGACAATGGAAGCTACTGTCTATGAAACTACTTCTGGGCCGGAGGATAGTGACAAGGAAGAGGATGATGATGTTGTAGAGGAGGTGGTGGGTACAAAGGAGCAAAACAATGCTGTTGGACACAAAGACAATGTCCGAGTTGTGGAGAATgag GAATCTAGCTCCAACAAAGTTGTTGGGAGGCCTTCAgtatttttcaagtaa
- the LOC101258644 gene encoding uncharacterized protein isoform X11, whose protein sequence is MGNANGANWKKEVYQKVLFAMIKPTKEMYLLELKYLYLKIASKVWQVPNDPLKLNPFYTYKTLLIYLRSEIEMDWYNWMAAQTWEGGLGAGAAAGDVHSSDWRIGHAPYTRQRIVNQILEEIQRIFPVFWHQNVQELTEIAVLFEEKTYNVATSWYDYLYRIYSNLRGMAHYCHINTAISGQNAHGPGMTMEATVYETTSGPEDSDKEEDDDVVEEVVGTKEQNNAVGHKDNVRVVENEQESSSNKVVGRPSVFFK, encoded by the exons ATGGGAAATGCAAATGGAGCTAATTGGAAGAAAGAGGTTTACCAAAAGGTTTTGTTTGCAATG ATTAAGCCTACGAAGGAGATGTATCTATTAGAGCTCAAGTATTTATACCTAAAGATTGCTTCTAAAGTCTGGCAG gtaccaaacgaccccttaaagCTAAATCCATTCTACACATATAAAACTCTTCTAATCTATCTCAG GTCAGAAATTGAGATGGATTGGTATAATTGGATGGCTGCTCAGACTTGGGAAGGTGGTTTAGGTGCTGGAGCTGCCGCCGGAGATGTGCATTCCAGTGATTGGCGTATTGGACATGCGCCCTATACTCGTCAAAGGATTGTCAACCAAAT ATTGGAGGAAATTCAGAGGATTTTTCCTGTCTTTTGGCATCAGAATGTACAGGAACTTACGGAAATTGCAGTGTTGTTTGAGGAAAAGACGTATAATGTTGCTACAAGTTGG TATGATTATCTGTATAGAATATACTCTAATCTGCGTGGAATGGCCCATTATTGTCATATCAACACTGCAATTAGTGGTCAGAATGCCCATGGTCCAG GGATGACAATGGAAGCTACTGTCTATGAAACTACTTCTGGGCCGGAGGATAGTGACAAGGAAGAGGATGATGATGTTGTAGAGGAGGTGGTGGGTACAAAGGAGCAAAACAATGCTGTTGGACACAAAGACAATGTCCGAGTTGTGGAGAATgag CAGGAATCTAGCTCCAACAAAGTTGTTGGGAGGCCTTCAgtatttttcaagtaa